From Lysinibacillus sp. SGAir0095, the proteins below share one genomic window:
- a CDS encoding RNA-binding S4 domain-containing protein encodes MRIDKFLKVSRLIKRRTLAKEVADQGRITINGKVAKAGSAVKVGDELAIRFGQKVVTARVEDLRENVRKEEAMKMFTILKEEKLDKIEPQFIDDEE; translated from the coding sequence ATGCGAATAGATAAATTTTTAAAAGTCTCAAGATTAATTAAAAGACGTACGCTTGCGAAGGAAGTAGCTGATCAGGGAAGAATTACGATTAACGGCAAAGTAGCGAAAGCTGGATCGGCTGTAAAAGTAGGTGACGAGCTAGCTATCCGTTTCGGACAGAAGGTTGTAACGGCACGAGTAGAAGATTTACGAGAAAATGTACGTAAAGAAGAAGCAATGAAAATGTTTACGATTCTAAAAGAAGAAAAGCTTGATAAAATAGAACCTCAATTTATCGATGATGAAGAATAG